Proteins from a single region of Roseofilum capinflatum BLCC-M114:
- a CDS encoding Uma2 family endonuclease, whose protein sequence is MTNVQIPWTSADLELLPDNNNRYEIIDGELYMTHAPHWKHQKTLGEICRLLGNWSSETRSGEVIFNPGVIFSDTDNVIPDLVWMTNDKLNNCVDESGHFTSAPELVVEVLLPSKADVRRDKESKLKLYSNQGVQEYWIVDWRLKTVEVYRREKAKLELVMTLLENDELTSPLLPDFSCQVNQFFG, encoded by the coding sequence ATGACGAACGTACAAATTCCCTGGACATCAGCCGATTTAGAACTGTTGCCCGATAACAATAACCGCTATGAAATTATCGATGGAGAACTGTACATGACCCATGCCCCCCATTGGAAACATCAAAAGACCCTTGGTGAAATTTGCAGACTTTTAGGCAACTGGTCAAGTGAAACTCGATCGGGTGAAGTAATCTTCAATCCCGGTGTAATTTTCAGTGATACCGATAATGTTATCCCCGATCTCGTTTGGATGACTAACGATAAATTAAACAATTGTGTTGATGAATCAGGTCATTTTACCAGCGCTCCAGAGTTAGTGGTTGAAGTATTATTGCCAAGCAAAGCTGATGTTCGTCGCGATAAGGAAAGCAAGTTAAAATTATATTCCAATCAAGGTGTACAAGAATATTGGATTGTGGACTGGCGATTAAAGACGGTAGAGGTTTATCGGCGGGAAAAAGCAAAATTGGAATTAGTGATGACGCTATTAGAGAACGATGAACTCACATCTCCTTTGCTTCCTGATTTTTCTTGCCAAGTCAATCAATTCTTTGGTTAA
- a CDS encoding ExbD/TolR family protein — protein MKINWDNPTEEARIEVIPLIDVIFCILTFFILAAVGLTRQQAITVDLPSAKTGTTQMQDMLIVSVDTVGQTYIEQELVPRDQLRQRLLAYQIQTPQGLMVLYASKTALYEDVVQILDLMRSVGGDRVALATLPTGVNPSEVTPQDEPNLDLGIPGLTPLPTPVPAPEPTATVPPAPANPETQE, from the coding sequence ATGAAAATCAACTGGGATAATCCAACAGAAGAAGCGCGAATCGAAGTCATCCCCCTGATTGATGTCATTTTCTGCATTTTGACCTTTTTTATCTTAGCGGCGGTAGGATTGACGCGCCAGCAAGCGATTACTGTAGATTTGCCCAGTGCCAAAACCGGAACCACCCAAATGCAGGATATGTTAATTGTGAGTGTGGATACGGTGGGCCAAACCTATATTGAACAGGAATTAGTCCCCAGGGATCAATTGCGACAACGGTTACTCGCCTATCAGATTCAGACTCCCCAGGGCTTAATGGTGCTGTATGCCTCGAAAACTGCCCTTTATGAAGATGTTGTCCAAATTTTAGACTTAATGCGGTCTGTGGGCGGCGATCGCGTGGCTTTGGCAACCCTTCCTACAGGGGTGAACCCCTCAGAAGTGACTCCACAAGACGAGCCAAATCTTGATTTAGGCATTCCCGGTTTAACGCCCCTACCGACTCCAGTTCCGGCTCCTGAACCCACAGCAACCGTTCCCCCAGCCCCAGCGAATCCAGAAACCCAGGAATAG